In one Thunnus maccoyii chromosome 12, fThuMac1.1, whole genome shotgun sequence genomic region, the following are encoded:
- the cryz gene encoding quinone oxidoreductase, which translates to MSGSRLMRAIRVSEFGGPSVLRLSSDVTVPQPEHRQVLIRVHACGVNPVETYIRAGTYSRKPTLPYTPGSDVAGVVDTVGEGVTAVKVGDRVFTTATVSGGYAEYAVATDDCVYKLPAALDFTQGAAIGIPYFTAYRALLHKAHAKAGETVLIHGASGGVGVAACQLSRALGLRVLGTAGTPEGMKLVLNNGAHLTFNHREEGYTDKIMEATEGRGVDVIVEMLSNVNLSKDLQMLAYGGRVTIIGSRGPIEINPRDTMIKESSIMGVALFFSTPEEKKECAALLYAGMETGWLRPVIGAQYPLDKAAQAHHDIIESPGATGKIVLTM; encoded by the exons atgtCGGGCTCCAGGCTGATGAGAGCTATCAGAGTGAGTGAGTTCGGGGGTCCGTCCGTCCTCAGACTCAGCTCAGATGTGACTGTCCCGCAGCCCgaacacagacag GTGTTGATCCGTGTCCATGCCTGTGGAGTGAACCCTGTGGAGACGTACATCCGCGCAGGGACGTACAGCCGCAAGCCCACCCTGCCGTACACACCGGGCTCTGACGTAGCTGGAGTGGTGGACACTGTAGGAGAGGGAGTCACAGCAGTAAAG gTCGGGGATCGTGTTTTCACCACAGCCACAGTTTCTGGAGGTTATGCAGAGTACGCTGTTGCGACAGACGACTGTGTCTACAAACTGCCCGCCGCTTTAGATTTCACCCAGGGAGCAGCCATAGGGATCCCCTACTTCACTGCCTATAGAGCTCTGCTTCACAA AGCCCACGCTAAGGCTGGAGAGACTGTCCTCATCCATGGAGCAAGTGGAGGG gttGGTGTGGCAGCGTGCCAGTTGTCTCGTGCTCTGGGTCTCAGGGTGTTGGGGACAGCAGGGACACCAGAGGGAATGAAGCTGGTTCTCAACAACGGAGCTCACCTGACTTTTAACCACAGAGAGGAGGGCTACACAGACAAAATCATG GAAGCCACAGAGGGCCGAGGTGTAGATGTGATCGTGGAGATGCTGTCAAATGTCAACCTCAGTAAAGACCTCCAGATGTTGGCCTACGGAGGACGTGTCACG ATCATTGGCTCCAGAGGCCCCATAGAGATCAACCCCAGAGACACCATGATTAAAGAGAGCAGCATCATGGGAGTGGCTCTTTTCTTCTCTACACCG gaggagaagaaggagtgTGCAGCGCTGCTCTATGCAGGGATGGAAACTGGTTGGCTGCGTCCAGTCATTGGTGCCCAGTATCCCCTCGACAAGGCTGCCCAGGCCCACCATGACATCATTGAGTCTCCCGGAGCTACTGGGAAGATAGTCCTGACCATGTGA
- the dars2 gene encoding aspartate--tRNA ligase, mitochondrial, whose amino-acid sequence MASRGRLVLQRVLSGLRAHTVCYRSSTSTSSQGRLLWKPHLRPLSCSSRLYKSHSLTTGPSSLSFRSHVCGELRSEHVGEEVTLCGWVQYLRQDLFVILRDFSGLTQVLIPQEESAHHLKAVLSDLTAESVVKVTGTVRCRPAGQENKAMPTGEIEVLAENVEVFNVCRTLPFEIKDFVKKSESLRMQYRYLDLRSSQMQKNLRLRSQLVMKMREYLCNVHGFVDVETPTLFKRTPGGAKEFVVPSREPGRFYSLPQSPQQFKQLLMVAGIDRYFQMARCYRDEGSKPDRQPEFTQVDIEMSFVDQAGIMSLVEGLVQYSWPAEKGPVKVPFQTMTYEEAMRDYGVDKPDTRFSMKLIDLSKVFLSTGIEFLRSAISQPGGSVQAICVPSGAKLFTGKNLEELKQTAKTQFGQELSVVLVRADGTLKSPLRKLLSVSATEDLLEKTGAKPGDLLLIAAGSLHTVRPLLGNLRLRCAELLESHGVSVRDPSAFHFLWVVDFPLFLPKEDEPEQLESAHHPFTAPLPEDTQLLYTEPHKVRGQHYDLVLNGCEIGGGSIRIHKASEQLHVLKNILKEDPSLLSHLLEALDSGAPPHGGIALGLDRLVSIMVGAPSIRDVIAFPKSFRGHDVMSHAPDFVSEEELKSYHISVKWPTEGGGGGGGGGEEGK is encoded by the exons ATGGCATCAAGAGGCAGGTTGGTGCTACAGAGAGTCCTCAGTGGACTCAGAGCTCACACTGTTTGCTATCGAAGCTCAACATCAACCTCAAGTCAAGGACGCCTTCTGTGGAAACCTCATCTCAGACCTCTGAGCTGCTCATCCAGACTCTACAAGTCTCATTCTCTCACCACAG GTCCCAGCAGTCTGTCGTTCAGGAGTCATGTCTGTGGAGAACTGAGATCAGAGCATGTGGGAGAGGAGGTGACTCTGTGTGGTTGGGTCCAGTACCTCAG ACAAGACCTGTTTGTCATCCTGCGAGATTTCAGCGGCTTGACACAAGTTCTAATTCCTCAGGAAGAA tctGCACATCATTTGAAAGCAGTGCTGAGTGATCTCACAGCTGAGTCTGTCGTCAAAGTCACAGGGACAGTCAGATGCCGACCAGCGGGACAGGAGAACAAG GCGATGCCAACAGGAGAAATAGAAGTCCTTGCTGAGAATGTGgaagtttttaatgtgtgtcGGACGCTGCCTTTTGAAATTAAAGACTTTGTCAAA AAATCCGAGTCTTTGCGCATGCAGTATCGTTACCTGGACCTGAGATCCTCTCAGATGCAGAAGAACCTCAGACTGAGGTCTCAGCTGGTGATGAAGATGAGAGAATACCTCTGTAATGTACATG GTTTTGTGGATGTGGAAACTCCAACTTTGTTCAAAAGAACACCAGGG GGAGCCAAAGAGTTTGTTGTTCCATCCAGAGAGCCGGGCCGATTTTACTCCCTCCCTCAGAGTCCACAGCAGTTCAAACAGCTTCTAATGGTGGCTGGTATAGACAG GTACTTCCAGATGGCTCGTTGCTACAGAGACGAAGGCTCCAAACCAGACAGGCAGCCTGAGTTCACCCAG GTCGACATAGAGATGTCTTTTGTGGACCAGGCGGGTATCATGTCCCTGGTGGAGGGTTTGGTGCAGTACTCCTGGCCTGCAGAGAAAGGTCCCGTTAAGGTTCCTTTCCAAACCATGACGTACGAAGAGGCCATGAGGGACTACGGTGTGGACAAACCTGATACCAGGTTCAGTATGAAG CTGATCGACCTCAGCAAGGTTTTCCTGTCCACAGGAATTGAATTCCTCAGATCAGCTATCAGCCAACCAGGAGGCTCCGTTCAGGCCATCTGTGTCCCCAGTGGAGCG AAACTTTTTACTGGGAAAAATTTGGAAGAACTGAAACAAACAGCCAAGACTCAGTTTGGCCAG GAGCTCAGTGTGGTGCTGGTCAGAGCAGATGGAACGTTGAAGTCTCCCCTGAGAAAGCTGTTGTCTGTCTCAGCCACAGAGGACCTGTTGGAGAAGACAGGAGCCAAACCAGGAGACCTTCTGCTGATAGCAGCTGGTTCCCTCCACACTGTG CGCCCGCTGCTGGGTAATCTTCGCTTGCGGTGCGCAGAGCTCCTTGAGTCTCATGGCGTTTCAGTCCGCGACCCGTCAGCCTTCCACTTCCTGTGGGTCGTGGACTTCCCTCTCTTCTTGCCTAAAGAAGATGAGCCAGAACAGCTGGAGTCAGCCCATCATCCATTTACTGCTCCTCTGCCAGAGGACACACAGCTGCTCTACACAGAGCCACACAAG GTACGTGGTCAACACTATGACTTGGTGTTGAACGGCTGTGAGATTGGAGGAGGGTCCATCCGCATCCACAAGGCCTCAGAGCAACTTCATGTCTTGAAGAATATCCTCAAG GAGGATCCCAGTCTTCTCTCACACCTGCTGGAGGCTCTGGACTCAGGAGCGCCACCACATGGAGGCATTGCTCTGG GTTTGGACCGGCTGGTCTCCATTATGGTCGGGGCTCCCAGCATCCGTGACGTCATAGCCTTCCCCAAGTCGTTCCGGGGTCATGACGTCATGAGCCACGCTCCTGACTTTGTATCTGAGGAGGAGCTGAAGTCTTATCACATCTCAGTCAAATGGCcaacagagggaggaggaggaggaggaggaggaggagaagagggcaagtga